The sequence below is a genomic window from Saccopteryx leptura isolate mSacLep1 chromosome 3, mSacLep1_pri_phased_curated, whole genome shotgun sequence.
ttgtgacaTATTTTGAATCACAGTCTGACTTCCTTTGAGCACTGTACTGAATTACTTAAGTTAAATTTACTTAGTAAATATGCTAAAGTGAAGTGGGTACATTCAGATTCAGGTTGACATCTACACATGCAGAAGtcattaaatacatgaaaaagttGAAGGAGGTAGATTTTGTTAATGGTTGTCTCCTACAACATGCTATTTGAGAAGAGTTAGGGAGATTTTTCATCCTAAAGTTTGCTCAACTTGAATAGATTGCTCTGACTATGCTACTTTCTACTCTAAAATATTATAACTATGTTTTTACCTCATAGGGTGAAATCATTCAGTGTAAGAAATTTTGGGGAGTTCTACAAAGAACTTAAGGAAGCATTTCCCTCCACCTAGGGATAAATTTCCAGTATTGATGTCCGTTATATGCCTGGTATTAGACTAAAGTAAAGTACTCTTACTTTTCAACCCTGCCACCTCTATTTTTCTCTCAGACCATCTAAAACCTTTTCTTGATGATTCTACTCTCCGATTTGTGGACAAACTATTTGAGGCTGTGGAAGAAGGCCGAAGCTCTAGACATTCCAAGTCTAGCAGTGACAGGAGCAGAAAACGAGAGCTAAAGGTAGGTTACAGTTAACTATCTGATAACTCAGGAGTATTTTGAATGGTAACAAAGTTGCTGAGCTTACCGGGTTCATACTTTGATATCCACTATTAGAATATCTAATATTCAAGAGAGGTACTTAGACCGTAAAGCAGAGGGGTGATCTTGTATTACCACCATCTTATGAACTACTTAAGTTAATAAGTTGAAATATTCCAAGAAAACAATTGGTAATTTTGTCCTTTTGCATAGATAGTTTTGGTTCTCATGTTTCCCTGTGTCTCTTTTTCCCTTTACTATCTGTAGATTCACTGATCTAAGATTTTATGCTTTGATTTATTTGATGCCTAATAGATCGCTTCAGAATGTGACTCCACTGCTACCTGAGCTGTGGATCTCGTTGCTCCTTTATAGGGGTTTATCTGTAATGGACTGTAGATGGCATACCTGACAACAGTTAGTATTTACTATATGTCTGGAAAGCCTGCCATTTTTGTATGTAGCTTATGCTTGTCATCTGGCCCCATGAGTAGCTTACAGAAAAGGACCATGGTTACTCCCTTACCTACTTCACTTTCTATTCTATTGCTAATTGGTCATGGCCTCTGGGTATTTGCAGTATCAAGTAGATGATctttatctcttttctctctgtctctttttaaaaaatcttttctgtgACTCCCATCAAAACTTCCAAAATGCTTTTGATACCATGGCTTCCTATTTCTTTTCCTGAGGCACAAATGGTGAATAGCAGTGTCTTCTTGGTCCCTGGCTAGGTTATGGAACCACTGTGTTTAGGGCATTGGAAGGTGATCAGAGGAAAAAGATATAGTCTTCGAGGTAAAGGAATTTGCAACTTAAGGGTTGGGGTGGAGGAAGTACAACAAAATAaagtcacaaatgataaaatctgTGTAGCACTTTCATGTAAATTTTCGGGTTGACTGTAGACTTTTGTTGAATTTTAAAGGGGAATGTGTGATCCACAGTATATACACAGATCTGTAGAGTGAAGATTAGTTATGATAGGGCATGCTATTGTGTAAGTGCTgagggaatgctgaggttgggtGGGATTAATAAAAATGGTTTCTTGAAGTAGGAATTTAGATAGCCCTGGGATACGGGTCCCATTTTGGTCCATTCAAGTCCCTATCCCACACAATATATTATGGGAGAGTCCTTTCTCTTGaactgtaggagttccaggaagCGCTCGCCCCTGGCCGAGGATATGTCCTTGCAAAACACGAGCCCTCCTAGTGAAGAGGGGATGTCACCCAAAGCCTACCACCGGTGTGTACATTTGCTTTTTCCCATTGTCCCTTACAGTTGGCCACTCTTGGTCATGTTAAATTCGCCTTACAAATTAGTCGACACATTTAAGTTCCCATTGTTTGATAAGAACAAATTATTACTGGGGAATActgaaatagaaagagaaagtcCCTGTCCAGAAGAACTTATACTCTAGTTGGGAGAAAATACTAACATTGAAAGACTTAACACTTGGCAAGCAGAACCTAATTTTACATAGTACGAACCAAACTGTTAAGTGCTAAGAGGAGGTGAAATAACAGTGGGATGAGATTATTAATGAGGAAAACTTCCTAGAGGAAGTGAGGTTTAGGCAGGATTTAGAACAGGGATGTGGAAAAGTTGAGGGAGATCGTTACACATGTGAGCATTAGCATTTGCAAAGACTTTGAGATGGGCACATTTGTAAGGACATGGGGATGAAATTTGCTTGACTGGAGTGGGAGAAGGATGAAGTTGGGTGAGATGGTCCATTTGGTAGAGGGTCTAGAAGACTGTGGGAATACCACAAAATGCTGATAGGAACTAGGATGATTCTTCTCTTCTCCCATGGGCAGGGATACAACTCTTCTTTCATCTTGGGTTCCCTTAGGAAGTGTTTGGTGATGACTCTGAGATCTCCAAGGAATCATCAGGAGTAAAGAAGCGACGGATACCCCGTTttgaggaggtagaagaggagcCAGAAGTGATCCCTGGGCCTCCCTCAGAGAGCCCTGGCATGCTAACTAAGCTCCAGGTTAGCAATTAGGAACTGGAAACAGTGGTTTTGTGAATCGAAGCAAGACTTGCATGGGTTCATATTTCTTATGAGTTAGAAATAAATTAGTGTTTAGTATTGGGGACCTTTGATTTCATGTTTCATCATTACTTGGGTTAACCAGGAGGATTCTGGTTGTAggttaataaaatgacatttactgagcacctattatgtagCTAACAAGGTGTTGCATACTTCATTTGCCCAATTATCTACCTCATTGGGTCACTTAGAAAATTATGAAATCAGAGCTCAGCTTCAAGGCAGAGGAAGATTTCCAAATATAATGCAGGGAAGgtataataaacttaaataatttcaagttgactttgattttttttaataggaattatctgttttttttaagcaattttgATACTGCATAAGCAGTAACTTTCTTGTGCCATTTACACTTTCTTGGAGAGGAATAGAATGTACTTATATATATGGCTGGGCGCGTGGGTTTGCTTATATGATATTTCTGAAAGGAAAGAAActgataatgttttttatttgtttgtttttttggtatttttctgaagttggaaacggggaggcagtcagacagactcccgcatgcgaccgaccgggatccacccggcatgcccaccagggggcgatgctctgcccatctggggtgttgctctgttgcaaccagagccactctagcgcctgaggcagaggccatggagccatcctcagcgcctgggcaaacactgctccaatggagccttggctgcgggaggggaagagagagacagagaggaaggagcgggggaggggtggagaagcagatgggcacttctcctgtgtgccctggccgggaatcgaacctgggactccacgccaggccaacgctctactactgagccaactggccagggccctgataaTGTTTTTTTGTAGAGAATTGGGGTGAAAGAATTTACAGTATACCCTTTTGtacttttttaattattgaactatataaatatatcatctactccaaaaaatgttaaaaaataaattaaaaaatattggagCCCCCTGACATCAGTCCTTTTGAAAAATTCAAGGAGAGTTACTTGATTATATGCTTAAAGCTTATCATCCTGAACTTCTGTAGAACAGGAGAAGGTGTTTACAGAGACTATAAAACAGGTCTTTGTATTGTTGTCTCTGGTTACCCAATGAAGGGGACCAATAACATGATTTAAAAGTGAGGAgcagccctgacctgtggtggcagagtgggtaaacctggaatgctgaggtcgacagttgaaaaccctgggcttgcccggtcaagacacacacaAGAAGTAATAACTACAAAtcgatgcttcccattcctttcctactacctttctctctctctctctctctctctctctctttctctctttctctctctctttcctctaaaatcaataaataaaaaaggaggggcaggccctggccagttggctcagtggtagagcatcggcctggcctacaggagtcccgggttcgatttccggccagggcacacaggagaagtggccatctgcttctccacctctccccctctccttcctctctgtctctctcttcccttcccgcagccaaggctctattggagcaaagttggcctgggcgctgaggatggctccatggcctctgcctcaggcactagaatggctctggttgcaacagagcgacgccccacatgggcagagcatcaccccctggtgggcatgccgggtggatcccggtcgggcgcatgcgggaatctgtctgcctcccagtttccaactttagaaaaatacaaaaaaaatggggggggggcaaatgATTTGTGTGGGTTCTGTTAGGAGTTCTGCATGTGTTATTTAAATGCTCACAATAGCCCTGGTAAGGTAGATATTACTATTTTTACCCCTTGTAGGCTCTTGGAGGTTTAGGGACTAAATACGATGTCCAAGGTCTCACAGGCATTAAGTGGCATAGTTGAGATTCAAGCTCAGGTTTTTCTGACTCCAGAGTCTTGGTCATCAAGCTGTGTTACTACCTAACATGCAATATTACCTTGAGATGATGGGTTGAAAAATTCCACTCTCAGCTGTGTAGGTTTATCTTTACTAAATTTTCTAGCCTATGATACAAGCAGAATATAATGAGGTCATTCAGAAAGCCCTTTGGATTTAGGAACCTGTATGGGAGAATTAAAGAAGAGACATTAACAGTTTTTCAACTTTCCCCCACCCCCGAGAGCAGATCAAACAGATGATGGAGGCAGCAACACGACAAATTGAGGAGAGGAAAAAACAACTGAGCTTCATCAGCCCTCCTACACCTCAGGTATTATATttagattattttgaaaaaaagaatctttaGCACAGGATTTCTTGTTATCCATTCAAATGAGATTCCAGAAATGACGGCATATTCCACTGTGTGCGTGGGGATGGGTGTGCGTGCACGCGCACGTGCCTGCCTAATCCATCtaattctgatttctttttctctatttcatagCCAAAGACTCCATCCTCCCAACCGGAACGACTTCCAATTGGTAACACTATTCAGCCCTCCCAGGCTGCCACTTTCATGAATGATGCCATTGAGAAGGCAAGGAAAGCAGCTGAACTACAAGCCCGCATCCAAGCCCAGCTGGCACTGAAGCCAGGTCTCATCGGCAATGCCAACATGGTGGGTCTGGCCAATCTTCATGCTATGGGCATTGCTCCCCCGTGAGTATCTACTTAATGGAaccctgtgtttctttttttttttttttgtatttttctgaagctggaaacgggagagacagtcagacagactcccgcatgcgcccgaccgggatccacccggcacgcccaccaggggcgacgctgtgcccaccagggggtgatgctctgcccctctggggcgtcgctctgccgtgaccagagccactctagcgcctggggcagaggccaaggagccatccccaatgcccgggccatccttgctccagtggagccctggctgcgggaggggaagagagagacagagaggaaggagggggtgggggtagagaagcaaatgggcgcttctcctatgtgccctggccagtaatcgaacccgggtcccccgcatgccaggccgtcgctccaccgctgagccaaccagccagggcctggaacccTGTGTTTCTGAAGCTTGAGAAGCAATAAGTACCTTTGAATGTTATTGTCCTCTTCTTCCAAGGAGCTTAAGTTATTTCTTACATAGTTACATATTTCTTacatgtgctcaataaataccaaTTGATTTATTCTCTTGGCTTCCTTGCAAAGTTTATAATCTTATAATTGTTAGGACTGAGGTTAAGATCATTGAAGCTAGGAATAGAATCACGTCTCCTGGTTCCTGACTCAGAGCTATATCTATTAAACCACATTAGATGAGACCGTATCTGAGAGTTCTCTATAACTGGGTAAAGAtgatagactttatttttagcacctactAATCCCTTATCTGATTCAAGAATTTAGGAGTAAAGAAAGGTAGGATTGCAAATTCATATCAGTataatttatcagtttttttcatCTGATTATACTCTAATATCCAGTTTGGTGTTTCCAATCAAGATGGTGTACTATTTACCTATGGATTTATGTTCCCTAGAATTTGTTACGCTGGTTgctgggtttttatttgtttcatttcttgtttgttttgtttgccttaTTTCATgtgcaatttattttttgtgggctTTTAGGAAGGTAGAGTTAAAAGATCAAACTAAACCTACACCACTGATTCTTGATGAGCAAGGTCGCACTGTAGATGCAACAGGCAAGGAGATTGAGCTGACACACCGCATGCCTACTCTGAAGGCCAATATTCGTGCTGTGAAGAGGGAACAGTTCAAGCAGCAGCTTAAAGAAAAGCCATCAGAAGACATGGAGTCCAATACCTTTTTTGACCCTCGAGTTTCAATTGCCCCTTCCCAGCGGCAGAGACGCACTTTCAAGTTTCACGACAAGGGCAAATTTGAGAAGATTGCCCAACGATTACGGACAAAGGTATCTGGCTTAGAATATAACCTAGAACTTCAAAGATGTTAGGAAggtgaaaaaagaaattggataTAATCCCAAAATACTTTCAATTCAGTTCTCTGATTTTTATCTGATTTGTCTTAATTATAGTCTACTTAGGTAGAAATAAAATTGAGTTTGAATATTCTCCACATTCCAGTAGCAGTGGAGGGAAACAATTCAGAACTCTTTGTTGCTAATGttggttttttattgttgttgtttcttgttttttgtttttgttttttaattttatttttttgaagttggaaatggggaggcagtcagactcccgcatgcgcccgaccgggatccacctggcatgcccaccagggggcgatgctctgcccatctgggggcgttgctctgttgcgaccagagccactctagcgcctgaggcagaggccatagagccatccccagcgcccgggccaactttgctccagtggagcctcagctgtgggaggggaagagagagacagagaagaaggagaggggaaggggtggagaagcagatgggcgcttctcctgtgtgccctggctgggaatcgaaccctggactcctgcatgccatgccgacgctctaccactgagccaacctgccagtgCCCAGCTAATGTTGGTTTTTGTGAGGAAAGCTATCCTGGTGTTAAAATTCACTGCAGACAATCCACATACCTGGAGAGTTGAATTGACTATATTCACTGCTTTTTACCTTCTGATGTTCATCTTCTCTGAATgaggtttttaatttcatttctgcATATTTGCTGCAAGCATGCACTGTGGGGTGAAGAGGTAGTGATGAGGGTGCAGTATATGTAAATCAATTAAGTGAAGGATAAAATAGAGTAGAATGGCTCTTTTTTTCTAAACTTTCAGAAATTATGAACTAGTTACATTAGGTATAAAGCAgagtttttcaactgctggtctgcagactgatctgccagaaatttcatgccggtctGCAAAAGACTAACCATCCTGCTGTTGGATgaggattatagacccaatgatcttagttgaatttgcttacgCTCAAGGTGTTTTCTGCCTTAgaggtccctgaaataattctcctattttcaccagtccccaagtgtaaaaagattgaaaaccactggtgtaaAGAGTTCAACAAAGGAGTATGTTATAATTAGGgaattctgacctgtggtggcgcagtggataaagcgttgacctggaatgctgaggtcgctggttctaaaccctgggcttgcctggttaaggcacatacgggatttgatgcttcctgctcctccctcccccttctctctctctctctctctctctctctctctctctctctcacactctctctctctaaaaattaacaaaagtaaaaaaaaaaaattaaaaaacaaaaacaaaaaaaaacccctgggcttgcctccttaacgcacatatgagagttgatgcttcctgctcctcccccaattatctctctttctctcccctctaaaattaataagtaaaatcttataaaaaaatgtttcagcctgaccaggcggtggcacagtggatagagtgtttgactgggataccgaggacccaggtttgagaccccgaggtcgctggctcgagcaaggggtcactcagcctgctgtagcccccggtcaaggcacatatgagagcagtcaatgaacagctaaggtgtcacaacaaaaaactaatgattgatgcttctcatctctctccgttcctgtctgtctgtccctgtctatccctctctctgactctctctctgtctctgtaaaaataaattaattaattaaaattaaaaaaaaattaaaatgttgcaTAATTTGGGGATTCTACCACTTCCATGTTTTCTGTGACTTCAGTTTATCTTTCTGTCTTGGTTTTTCTTGTCTTTAGGCTCAACTGGAAAAGTTGCAGGCAGAGATCTCACAGGCAGCTCGAAAAACAGGCATCCATACTTCAACTAGGCTGGCCCTCATTGCTCCTAAGAAGGAGTTAAAGGAAGGAGACATTCCTGAGATTGAGTGGTGGGACTCTTATATCATCCCCAATGGATTTGACCTGTGAGTTTATTGGTTAATTCGTTAGTTTTAGTGGGAAAGAGGACACTTACGcgttaagtaaaaatttaaaatctaagaGAAATAACTATATACAAGTTCATATACGTCCAAAGAATATGTTGTATGTGTTAGTTTTTTGTGTTAATGGAGGCAGGAATGGGCACAAATAATCTAAAAGAACAGATCTGTAAATTACTTGCTTTTGTTACTCACTGTTACTGTTTTTAGCATAtttgttttcttacattttttttgttgccTATAATAGGTGGTTATGTTTCTTAAAGATCCAGTGCAGAATAGAGCAATATGTAGATCATATATTGTAGAGATGGAcagttgaaacctatataatccttttttattttaacagagagagggatagatagggacagacagacaggaaaggagagagatgagaagcatcaatcattagttttttttgtgtttttgttttttttacagggacagagagagagtcagagagagagatagatacggacagacagacaggaatggagagagatgagaagcatcaatcatcagttttttgttgtgacaccttagttgttcattgattgctttctcatatgtgccttgaccgcgggccttcagcagaatgagtaaccccgtgctcgagccagcaaccctgggtccaagctagtgagctttttgctcaagccagatgagcttgcgctcaagctggcgacctcggggtcttgaacctggttcctccacatcccagtccaatgctgtattcactgcgccaccgtctggtcaggctcaatcattagtttttcattgcaacaccttagttcaggtgTCGGTAACCTTTTTgactaagagagccatgaacgccacgtattttaaaatgtaattctatgagagccatacaatgactcgtgtatgttacgcattatccaataaaaatttggtgttgtcctggaggacagctgtgatttgctccagccacctgtaaccatgaacatgagcggtagcgaatgaatggattataatacatgaaattgttttatatttttaacgttattattttttttattagagatttgtctgcgagccagatgcagccatcaaaagagccataggttcccaacccctgccttagttgttcattgattgctttctcatatgtgccttgactgtggggctacagcaaaccaagtaaccccttgctcgagccagcgagcttgggtccaagctggtgagctttgcttaaaccagttgagcccgcactcaagctggcgacctcgaggtctcgaacctgggtcctccgcatcccagtccgacactctatccactgcaccaccgcctggtcaggcgaaacctatataatcttaccAATTTCACCAtaataaattaaacttaaaagtaaaatttaaaaagaaacatttggagAGCATTAATTATATCTACTTTATCATTCTGATTCATGGCTTTAGGAGACTATCTCAGCCTTTCCTTACCCTTTGTTGACCACTGTCCTAGGGAATTATCGTTACTTCTGAGAGAATGTGGTATCCTTCAGGAGTGTTAGAGtagaaaaaaagttgaaaataactAGTGTGGAGAGTGCATCTAACCATAGTGGACCCAGTTTTTTCATCTGAAAGTTATATGtgtaatataattacatattataGACATGCAGGTACTAAAAAGTGCTTGAGTGCACTATAAAGAGTgagtttttcattgtgtttcGAGACTCCCTCTCTTGGAATTATCTCTACCCCCATATCCTGTTTTCCCATCTTCCTCCAATTTTAGTACAGAGCAAAATCCCAAGAGAGAAGATTATTTTGGAATCACAAATCTTGTTGAACATCCAGCCCAGCTCAACCCTCCAGGTAACGTATAGATTCCTCAGTCAAGGCTCTAGAGAAGTATTACCCAATAGAACTTTATATGGTAAAGGACATGTTCTCTCTCTGCTGTCTCTATAGTAACCACTGTCCACATGTGACTATTGAGCATCTGAAAACTGAGTCGCAATAGAACAACTGAGggactgaatttaaaattttattgttttaattaattcaCATTTAAATACTACATGTGACTAGGGGCTACAGTATTGGACAGTGAGCACTGAGGCCTAATCTAAAGAGGACTTCACTG
It includes:
- the PRPF3 gene encoding U4/U6 small nuclear ribonucleoprotein Prp3 isoform X2, with protein sequence MALSKRELDELKPWIEKTVKRVLGFSEPTVVTAALNCVGKGMDKKKAADHLKPFLDDSTLRFVDKLFEAVEEGRSSRHSKSSSDRSRKRELKEVFGDDSEISKESSGVKKRRIPRFEEVEEEPEVIPGPPSESPGMLTKLQIKQMMEAATRQIEERKKQLSFISPPTPQPKTPSSQPERLPIGNTIQPSQAATFMNDAIEKARKAAELQARIQAQLALKPGLIGNANMVGLANLHAMGIAPPKVELKDQTKPTPLILDEQGRTVDATGKEIELTHRMPTLKANIRAVKREQFKQQLKEKPSEDMESNTFFDPRVSIAPSQRQRRTFKFHDKGKFEKIAQRLRTKAQLEKLQAEISQAARKTGIHTSTRLALIAPKKELKEGDIPEIEWWDSYIIPNGFDLTEQNPKREDYFGITNLVEHPAQLNPPVDNDTPVTLGVYLTKKEQKKLRRQTRREAQKELQEKVRLGLMPPPEPKVRISNLMRVLGTEAVQDPTKVEAHVRAQMAKRQKVRNLSNPAKKFKIEANAGQLYLTGVVVLHKDVNVVVVEGGPKSQKKFKRLMLHRIKWDEQTSNTKGDDDEESDEEAVKKTNKCVLVWEGTAKDRSFGDMKFKQCPTENMAREHFKKHGAEHYWDLALSESVLESTD
- the PRPF3 gene encoding U4/U6 small nuclear ribonucleoprotein Prp3 isoform X1; its protein translation is MALSKRELDELKPWIEKTVKRVLGFSEPTVVTAALNCVGKGMDKKKAADHLKPFLDDSTLRFVDKLFEAVEEGRSSRHSKSSSDRSRKRELKEVFGDDSEISKESSGVKKRRIPRFEEVEEEPEVIPGPPSESPGMLTKLQIKQMMEAATRQIEERKKQLSFISPPTPQPKTPSSQPERLPIGNTIQPSQAATFMNDAIEKARKAAELQARIQAQLALKPGLIGNANMVGLANLHAMGIAPPKVELKDQTKPTPLILDEQGRTVDATGKEIELTHRMPTLKANIRAVKREQFKQQLKEKPSEDMESNTFFDPRVSIAPSQRQRRTFKFHDKGKFEKIAQRLRTKAQLEKLQAEISQAARKTGIHTSTRLALIAPKKELKEGDIPEIEWWDSYIIPNGFDLTEQNPKREDYFGITNLVEHPAQLNPPVDNDTPVTLGVYLTKKEQKKLRRQTRREAQKELQEKVRLGLMPPPEPKVRISNLMRVLGTEAVQDPTKVEAHVRAQMAKRQKAHEEANAARKLTAEQRKVKKIKKLKEDISQGVHISVYRVRNLSNPAKKFKIEANAGQLYLTGVVVLHKDVNVVVVEGGPKSQKKFKRLMLHRIKWDEQTSNTKGDDDEESDEEAVKKTNKCVLVWEGTAKDRSFGDMKFKQCPTENMAREHFKKHGAEHYWDLALSESVLESTD
- the PRPF3 gene encoding U4/U6 small nuclear ribonucleoprotein Prp3 isoform X3; the encoded protein is MLTKLQIKQMMEAATRQIEERKKQLSFISPPTPQPKTPSSQPERLPIGNTIQPSQAATFMNDAIEKARKAAELQARIQAQLALKPGLIGNANMVGLANLHAMGIAPPKVELKDQTKPTPLILDEQGRTVDATGKEIELTHRMPTLKANIRAVKREQFKQQLKEKPSEDMESNTFFDPRVSIAPSQRQRRTFKFHDKGKFEKIAQRLRTKAQLEKLQAEISQAARKTGIHTSTRLALIAPKKELKEGDIPEIEWWDSYIIPNGFDLTEQNPKREDYFGITNLVEHPAQLNPPVDNDTPVTLGVYLTKKEQKKLRRQTRREAQKELQEKVRLGLMPPPEPKVRISNLMRVLGTEAVQDPTKVEAHVRAQMAKRQKAHEEANAARKLTAEQRKVKKIKKLKEDISQGVHISVYRVRNLSNPAKKFKIEANAGQLYLTGVVVLHKDVNVVVVEGGPKSQKKFKRLMLHRIKWDEQTSNTKGDDDEESDEEAVKKTNKCVLVWEGTAKDRSFGDMKFKQCPTENMAREHFKKHGAEHYWDLALSESVLESTD